The Phacochoerus africanus isolate WHEZ1 chromosome 15, ROS_Pafr_v1, whole genome shotgun sequence genome has a segment encoding these proteins:
- the RHOBTB1 gene encoding rho-related BTB domain-containing protein 1 isoform X1 yields MDTDMDYERPNVETIKCVVVGDNAVGKTRLICARACNTTLTQYQLLATHVPTVWAIDQYRVCQEVLERSRDVVDEVSVSLRLWDTFGDHHKDRRFAYGRSDVVVLCFSIANPNSLNHVKTMWYQEIKHFCPRTPVVLVGCQLDLRYADLEAVNRARRPLARPIKRGDILPPEKGREVAKELGIPYYETSVFDQFGIKDVFDNAIRAALISRRHLQFWKSHLKKVQKPLLQAPFLPPKAPPPVIKVPECPSMGTKEAACLLDNPLCADVLFILQGQEQIFAHRIYLATSSSKFYDLFLMECEETPNWSEGACEREKPSRDFQAQELSLDLNEETEEGSPRTPQADQRTSPSQNVLQPEGPVLEAEGTVVETQSLSGWSKGFLGMHREMQVNPISKRVGPVTVVRMDASVQPGPFRTLLQFLYTGQLDEKEKDLMGLAQIAEVLEMFDLRMMVENIMNKEAFMNQEITKAFHVRKANRIKECLGKGTFSDVTFKLDDGAISAHKPLLICSCKWMAAMFGGSFVESANSEVYLPNINKMSMQAVLDYLYTKQLSPNLDLDPLELIALANRFCLPHLVALAEQHAVQELTKAAMSGVGIDGEVLSYLELAQFHNAHQLAAWCLHHICTNYNSVCSKFRKEIKSKSADNQAYFERHRWPPVWYLKEEDHYQRVKREREKEDIALNKHHSRRKWCFWNSSPAVA; encoded by the exons ATGGACACTGACATGGATTACGAAAGACCCAACGTTGAAACCATCAAGTGCGTGGTCGTGGGAGACAACGCAGTGGGGAAGACGCGCTTGATCTGTGCCAGAGCCTGTAATACAACACTGACGCAGTACCAGCTGCTAGCCACCCACGTACCCACCGTGTGGGCCATTGACCAGTATCGGGTCTGCCAAGAG GTCTTGGAGCGTTCCAGGGATGTCGTTGATGAAGTGAGCGTTTCTCTCAGGCTTTGGGATACGTTTGGCGATCATCATAAAGACAGGCGTTTTGCATATGGCAG GTCCGATGTTGTGGTCCTCTGTTTTTCGATCGCTAATCCCAATTCCCTAAATCATGTGAAAACCATGTGGTATCAAGAAATCAAGCACTTTTGCCCTCGCACACCTGTCGTTCTAGTTGGCTGCCAGTTAGATCTCCGCTATGCTGATCTTGAAGCTGTTAATAGAGCCAGACGCCCTTTAGCAAG GCCCATAAAGAGAGGAGACATTTTGCCCCCGGAAAAAGGCAGAGAGGTGGCAAAGGAACTTGGCATACCCTACTATGAAACAAGCGTGTTTGACCAGTTTGGAATCAAGGACGTGTTCGACAATGCAATCCGAGCCGCCCTCATTTCCCGCCGGCACCTGCAGTTCTGGAAATCTCACCTAAAGAAGGTCCAGAAACCTTTACTTCAGGCACCGTTCCTACCTCCAAAAGCCCCCCCACCAGTCATCAAAGTTCCAGAATGTCCCTCCATGGGGACCAAGGAAGCTGCCTGTTTACTGGACAACCCTCTGTGTGCTGATGTCCTGTTCATCCTCCAGGGCCAGGAGCAGATCTTTGCACACCGCATTTACCTCGCTACCTCCTCATCCAAGTTTTATGATCTTTTCTTAATGGAATGTGAAGAAACCCCCAACTGGAGCGAAGGAGCCTGTGAGAGAGAGAAGCCCAGCCGGGATTTCCAGGCCCAGGAATTGAGTCTGGACCTGAACGAGGAGACGGAGGAGGGCAGCCCAAGGACACCTCAGGCCGATCAGCGGACATCCCCGAGCCAGAATGTGTTGCAGCCGGAGGGCCCAGTGTTGGAAGCCGAGGGCACGGTGGTGGAGACACAGAGCCTCTCGGGCTGGAGTAAGGGCTTCCTTGGCATGCACAGGGAAATGCAGGTCAACCCCATCTCGAAGCGGGTGGGCCCGGTGACTGTGGTCAGGATGGACGCATCCGTCCAGCCAGGCCCTTTCCGGACCCTGCTCCAGTTTCTCTACACAGGGCAACTGGATGAAAAGGAGAAGGACCTGATGGGCCTGGCTCAGATCGCAGAGGTCCTGGAGATGTTTGACTTGAGGATGATGGTGGAAAACATCATGAACAAGGAAGCCTTCATGAACCAGGAGATTACAAAAGCGTTTCACGTCAGGAAAGCCAATCGGATAAAAGAGTGTCTCGGCAAGGGGACGTTTTCAG ATGTGACATTTAAGTTGGATGATGGAGCCATCAGCGCCCACAAACCACTGCTGATCTGTAGCTGCAAGTGGATGGCAGCCATGTTCGGCGGGTCGTTTGTTGAAAGCGCCAACAGTGAG GTGTATCTCCCAAACATAAACAAGATGTCAATGCAGGCAGTACTGGACTATCTCTACACCAAGCAGTTGTCACCCAACTTGGACCTGGACCCTCTGGAGTTAATTGCCTTGGCAAACAGATTTTGCCTGCCACACTTGGTTGCACTTGCAG aGCAGCACGCTGTTCAGGAGCTGACCAAGGCTGCAATGAGTGGCGTGGGCATTGATGGGGAAGTGCTCTCTTACTTGGAATTGGCCCAG TTTCACAACGCCCACCAGTTGGCCGCCTGGTGTTTGCACCACATCTGCACCAACTACAACAGTGTTTGTTCCAAGTTCCGCAAGGAAATCAAATCTAAGTCCGCAG ACAACCAGGCATACTTTGAGCGGCACCGCTGGCCCCCCGTGTGGTACCTGAAGGAAGAAGACCACTACCAACGtgtgaaaagggaaagagagaaggaagatatTGCACTAAATAAACATCACTCGAGACGAAAGTGGTGCTTCTGGAATTCATCTCCAGCAGTCGCCTGA
- the RHOBTB1 gene encoding rho-related BTB domain-containing protein 1 isoform X2 has translation MAGCFHSFPHITSVLKKPHCYWSDVVVLCFSIANPNSLNHVKTMWYQEIKHFCPRTPVVLVGCQLDLRYADLEAVNRARRPLARPIKRGDILPPEKGREVAKELGIPYYETSVFDQFGIKDVFDNAIRAALISRRHLQFWKSHLKKVQKPLLQAPFLPPKAPPPVIKVPECPSMGTKEAACLLDNPLCADVLFILQGQEQIFAHRIYLATSSSKFYDLFLMECEETPNWSEGACEREKPSRDFQAQELSLDLNEETEEGSPRTPQADQRTSPSQNVLQPEGPVLEAEGTVVETQSLSGWSKGFLGMHREMQVNPISKRVGPVTVVRMDASVQPGPFRTLLQFLYTGQLDEKEKDLMGLAQIAEVLEMFDLRMMVENIMNKEAFMNQEITKAFHVRKANRIKECLGKGTFSDVTFKLDDGAISAHKPLLICSCKWMAAMFGGSFVESANSEVYLPNINKMSMQAVLDYLYTKQLSPNLDLDPLELIALANRFCLPHLVALAEQHAVQELTKAAMSGVGIDGEVLSYLELAQFHNAHQLAAWCLHHICTNYNSVCSKFRKEIKSKSADNQAYFERHRWPPVWYLKEEDHYQRVKREREKEDIALNKHHSRRKWCFWNSSPAVA, from the exons ATGGCAG GGTGTTTTCACAGTTTTCCCCACATAACATCTGTACTTAAGAAGCCTCACTGCTATTG GTCCGATGTTGTGGTCCTCTGTTTTTCGATCGCTAATCCCAATTCCCTAAATCATGTGAAAACCATGTGGTATCAAGAAATCAAGCACTTTTGCCCTCGCACACCTGTCGTTCTAGTTGGCTGCCAGTTAGATCTCCGCTATGCTGATCTTGAAGCTGTTAATAGAGCCAGACGCCCTTTAGCAAG GCCCATAAAGAGAGGAGACATTTTGCCCCCGGAAAAAGGCAGAGAGGTGGCAAAGGAACTTGGCATACCCTACTATGAAACAAGCGTGTTTGACCAGTTTGGAATCAAGGACGTGTTCGACAATGCAATCCGAGCCGCCCTCATTTCCCGCCGGCACCTGCAGTTCTGGAAATCTCACCTAAAGAAGGTCCAGAAACCTTTACTTCAGGCACCGTTCCTACCTCCAAAAGCCCCCCCACCAGTCATCAAAGTTCCAGAATGTCCCTCCATGGGGACCAAGGAAGCTGCCTGTTTACTGGACAACCCTCTGTGTGCTGATGTCCTGTTCATCCTCCAGGGCCAGGAGCAGATCTTTGCACACCGCATTTACCTCGCTACCTCCTCATCCAAGTTTTATGATCTTTTCTTAATGGAATGTGAAGAAACCCCCAACTGGAGCGAAGGAGCCTGTGAGAGAGAGAAGCCCAGCCGGGATTTCCAGGCCCAGGAATTGAGTCTGGACCTGAACGAGGAGACGGAGGAGGGCAGCCCAAGGACACCTCAGGCCGATCAGCGGACATCCCCGAGCCAGAATGTGTTGCAGCCGGAGGGCCCAGTGTTGGAAGCCGAGGGCACGGTGGTGGAGACACAGAGCCTCTCGGGCTGGAGTAAGGGCTTCCTTGGCATGCACAGGGAAATGCAGGTCAACCCCATCTCGAAGCGGGTGGGCCCGGTGACTGTGGTCAGGATGGACGCATCCGTCCAGCCAGGCCCTTTCCGGACCCTGCTCCAGTTTCTCTACACAGGGCAACTGGATGAAAAGGAGAAGGACCTGATGGGCCTGGCTCAGATCGCAGAGGTCCTGGAGATGTTTGACTTGAGGATGATGGTGGAAAACATCATGAACAAGGAAGCCTTCATGAACCAGGAGATTACAAAAGCGTTTCACGTCAGGAAAGCCAATCGGATAAAAGAGTGTCTCGGCAAGGGGACGTTTTCAG ATGTGACATTTAAGTTGGATGATGGAGCCATCAGCGCCCACAAACCACTGCTGATCTGTAGCTGCAAGTGGATGGCAGCCATGTTCGGCGGGTCGTTTGTTGAAAGCGCCAACAGTGAG GTGTATCTCCCAAACATAAACAAGATGTCAATGCAGGCAGTACTGGACTATCTCTACACCAAGCAGTTGTCACCCAACTTGGACCTGGACCCTCTGGAGTTAATTGCCTTGGCAAACAGATTTTGCCTGCCACACTTGGTTGCACTTGCAG aGCAGCACGCTGTTCAGGAGCTGACCAAGGCTGCAATGAGTGGCGTGGGCATTGATGGGGAAGTGCTCTCTTACTTGGAATTGGCCCAG TTTCACAACGCCCACCAGTTGGCCGCCTGGTGTTTGCACCACATCTGCACCAACTACAACAGTGTTTGTTCCAAGTTCCGCAAGGAAATCAAATCTAAGTCCGCAG ACAACCAGGCATACTTTGAGCGGCACCGCTGGCCCCCCGTGTGGTACCTGAAGGAAGAAGACCACTACCAACGtgtgaaaagggaaagagagaaggaagatatTGCACTAAATAAACATCACTCGAGACGAAAGTGGTGCTTCTGGAATTCATCTCCAGCAGTCGCCTGA